The Glycine soja cultivar W05 chromosome 6, ASM419377v2, whole genome shotgun sequence genome has a window encoding:
- the LOC114414203 gene encoding TMV resistance protein N-like: MRTYDVFVSFRSEDTRNNFTGFLFQALSRKGIDAFKDDKDLKKGESIAPELLQAIEGSRLFVMVFSKNYASSTWCLRELAEICNCIETSQRRVLPIFYDVDPSEVRKQSGYFEKAFAEHEKRFKEDKKKMQEVQGWREALKQVTSDQSLWLGY; this comes from the coding sequence ATGAGGACATATGATGTGTTTGTGAGCTTCCGCAGTGAAGACACACGCAACAACTTCACTGGTTTTCTTTTCCAAGCTCTCTCTAGAAAAGGCATTGATGCCTTCAAAGATGACAAAGATCTCAAGAAAGGTGAATCCATAGCACCAGAGCTGCTACAAGCCATTGAAGGATCTCGCCTTTTTGTCATGGTCTTTTCGAAGAACTATGCTTCCTCAACTTGGTGTTTGCGGGAACTGGCAGAGATCTGTAATTGCATTGAAACATCGCAGAGACGTGTTCTGCCTATTTTTTATGATGTTGATCCATCTGAAGTGAGAAAGCAGAGTGGATATTTTGAGAAAGCCTTTGCTGAACATGAGAAGAGATTcaaagaagataaaaagaagATGCAGGAAGTACAGGGATGGAGAGAAGCTCTGAAACAAGTGACAAGTGACCAATCTCTCTGGTTGGGATATTAG
- the LOC114414201 gene encoding NAD(P)H dehydrogenase (quinone) FQR1-like: MAVKIYIVYYSMYGHIEKLAKKVQEGVNSVEGAEATLWQVPETLPSEELAKLRALPKSIVPIIHPNQLPEADSFIFGFPTRFGMMAAQFKAFLDSTEELCKTQRLAGKSAGIITSTSSQGGGQETTVLTAITPLAHHGMIFVPFGIRFAYSNEFGNVKEVKGGSPYGAGTYAEREGPTSIESMHAFDHGYYFANITKQLKEATA, from the exons ATGGCTGTCAAAATTTACATTGT GTACTATTCAATGTATGGGCATATAGAAAAACTAGCAAAGAAAGTACAGGAAGGGGTTAACTCTGTAGAAGGTGCTGAGGCCACACTATGGCAG GTACCTGAAACACTGCCATCTGAGGAGCTTGCTAAGCTGAGAGCATTACCCAAGAGTATTGTACCAATTATTCACCCCAATCAGCTCCCTGAGGCTGATAGTTTTATCTTTGGCTTCCCAACAAGATTTGGAATGATGGCTGCTCAGTTTAAGGCTTTTCTAGATTCAACTGAAGAACTGTGTAAAACACAACGGCTTGCAGGCAAATCCGCTGGAATCATCACCAGCACCAGTTCCCAAGGTGGTGGACAAGAGACTACAGT GCTTACTGCTATCACCCCGCTGGCTCATCATGGAATGATATTTGTTCCATTTGGAATAAGATTTGCATACAGTAATGAGTTTGGCAATGTGAAGGAAGTGAAAGGTGGAAGTCCATATGGTGCAGGAACTTATGCTGAAAGAGAGGGGCCAACTTCCATAGAGTCGATGCATGCATTCGACCATGGATATTACTTTGCCAACATCACAAAGCAGCTCAAGGAAGCTACTGCATAA